A window of Chryseobacterium sp. IHB B 17019 genomic DNA:
TTGTTTTAAAATTCTGATGTTTGTTTTTTTGTTAACTTTAGAGGGTTATTAACCACTAAGTTATCTCAATTTGTCATGATGAAAAAAAGTGTTCTTTTTTCTTTAATTTTTTTGTTGTTTTTAGGGTGTACAGAATATTCTACAATCGGATATAGAAAGTCAAATATTGATTTGAATGATTACGATGTAAGAGTAGGTTTTTTAATTAACCATTACTCAAAACAGAATCAATTTCCCAAAAGAGGTTTAATTTTTCATCTTAAAAATAAATACGGCTCCGAAAAAAAGACTGAAATACTTAATGTAACCTCCAAAATGTATGGAGCAATAGATATTCAGAAAAAAAGGTCTTATTTTGATAAAGAATCTGTTTTTTATTTAAAAGATCTTTCTTTTGAAAAACAACAAATCACCAAAAAGAAAATTTTAGATGATACTATAACAGCTCAGATCAGAGAAAATGGAGTGGTAAAAACAATATTATTCTTTAATGATATATCAGAAAAGCCTTAAAAGTAAAAATCACAACAAAGCCATAGGTTTTCTGTGACCCTGCCGGTAAAATTTTCGAGCTATTTTCAACATGATCTGAAGAAGCTTGTTCATGGTACTGATGTCTGACCATGGGCTTTTCCATACTTTATGTAAATAATTGAATTTTTTGTACGGTTCGAACAAATGAAACCTTGAAAGGAATTAATTAAATCGAAAGAAATACTAAAAAAATCCCTGCAGCAATGCAGGGATTCTCAAATTAAAAATATTATTACTTGAATCAAGCTTACTACGGTGCTGTACACTGTTTAGTAGTATTATTCCACTGTGTTCCCGCAGGACATGTGTATATATATGCATATTTTACCCCTCCAACTGTTATACATTGTACGTATTTATTTGGTACATTAGGATATGGATATGCACCATCTGGCCCTGCAGGGCAGTTATAGTCTCCTGATTGCAGTATATTTACCGTTACACTTGCTGTACAAAGAGTTCCACCCATATTTATACTAAAGCTTGCAGTACCTTCCCCAAGAGGAGTTCCTGTAATATTAAATGTAAGTGTACCTGATCCTACATTAAAGTTATTTGCTGATAAAGTAGCCGTTAATCCCGGTACACCTGTAGAAGGTATAGACTGAGCACTGTAAGAACCTCCGTTTCCACCTGTATAAGGAACCAATAAGGTAACTCCTGAAGCTGCATTATTGTTTTTTAGGGTTCCGTTAAGCGTGGCTCCTGAACAGTTTATATTTGCAATACCGGCAGGAGCAGTCACTGTTCTTGAGAAAGTACATGATTGGCTTCCCATATTGATAAGAAAACTTGCCGTTCCTGCAGAATTTGGAGTTCCTGTAATAGTAAAGGTAAGATTTCCGCTTCCGTTGAGAAGGTTTGATCCTGTAAGAGTAGCTGTTAATCCTGTTACTCCTGTTGAATTTACAGTTTGTGTTGGATAACTACCTCCATTTCCACCTGTATAAGGGATGTTGGAAGACACCCCTGAAGCTGCCGTTCCTGCTGTTAAAGTACCGTTATTAACTGCGGTTGCACATGATAAGGTAGTAACTGCTGCAGCAGGAAGACCTACCGGAATATTTAATGTACATGTTTGCCCACCAATATTAATCGCAAAACTAGTTGTTCCCGCAACTACCGGTGTTCCTGTAATGGTATAGACCAGGGATCCGCTTGCAGTGGTAAAGCTTCCTGCTGCCAGAGTAGCCGTTAAGCCCGGTATATTTGTAGAAGCTACGGTTTGTCCTCCGTGAGAACCTCCGTTACCTCCTGTATAAGGAATTGTAACAGTTACTCCTGAGGCTGGCGCATTGGCCATCAGGGTTCCATTGACAGTAGCAGTGGCACAACTTATTCCGGTTATTGTTCCCTGTGCAGGTTGAGTTGGCGCGCACGTAGGTATCCAGGCATTAGAATCCCAGAACTCAAGACAGTTTGTAGTTACGTTATAAACCATCATTCCTGCTAGTTTAGGACTCAGGGCAGTCCTCTGGGCTGAAGTAAGCCTTGGGGGAAGAAAGGCTTTGTTATTTGCAGATAGCTCTAAAATAACATTACCTGCAGGTGTCGTAGTTCCTATACCTACATTACCGTTTCCGTTAAGAATCATTGCAGGGGCTTCATTCGCAGTAGAAGCTGCATGAAACTGAAGAATTCCTGGACTAATTCCTAAGCCGTAAAAATCTGTTCCCGCAGCATCATTATAAACTGCCAGCTTTTTTCCTACATTATCGGTAATGGTGCCTCCAAAAGATGCTCCTAAGTCGAGTACATTGGTTGGGGTAGTTGTACCTATTCCTACAAATCCATTTGGATTTATAACCATTCTTGAACCAAAGCCTGACGTTCCTCTTGTACTGAAGCTTAGTCCTGCATAATTATTGGTCTTATCTCGTGTGTAATCTGAAATAGAGGCTGCTGTTTCGGATAATCTGGTTACTTTTCCGGGAGTAGCTACCCATGCAATCTGACCGATATTTCCGGTATTTGTTGCATTCACATTATAGAATGCTATACTTCTTGGTGTATAATTAGGTGCCTGGCTATTGGTATTAGTTCCAAGGGTAAGAAGATCAGACGCAGGGCCCCCTCTTCCGTTAAAAATATCTGCTGTAGGCGGGTTTTCGATCGATGAGGTAGATAATCGGCTGTCGACGACAGACAGCACTCCAGGTAATACACTTGCACCAGAAGTGCTTTCATTAGCAATGCTTACAGTAGATTGGTTTCCGGATGCATTTGTTATATTTCCCATCCTCATGATACCCGTGTTTTCTATTATGGCTCTGATCGTATTGTTGGTTCTTATAGCAAGACCCTGATTATCTGTAGTTCCAATAAAGTTTGCTGTGGGATCGGTAGCAGTATTACCCGAAGTTTCCCAGCCTGTCACTATTGTACCAGTCTTAAAAGGGTCTCTAAGTTTTACCCATTCAGTACCATTAAAGTAATAAAATCCCGTCTCGTCTATATTAAAGGCTACTCCGGACTGGGTTCCCGTACTGATGTTATTCACATAGATTAATGTTGAAATAGGAATATTGGTCATACTTTGGGCTCTTTGCCTGTCTACTCTGGGAATGAGTATTCCATCTGTTGCAGTTGTAACTCCCGTGGAATTTTTTGCATTAATATCTAAAGTGGACAGAGGATCTTTTGAATTGATCCCAATCTGGGCGAAGACTAATCCTGAGAAAAGAAATCCCCATAAGATAATCATTTTGTTTTTCATACTTTTAAGTTTTTAACAAATTGTTTTTTGGTGTTTTTAGAATCATAATATCGAAGATTAATGAGGGAAGATATCGGGGGTATAACAAATGGTATCTAACGTTGAAGCTTTTAAATTTAATTGTGTTTTTGAATTAAGTTGTAATAAATGAGTTGTGGCCAATCTTGATGTCAGTTTTGTCTGAAAAAGCTAAGAATTGTTTTCAACTAAAACTGTAACTTTCAATCTATACCTAAACAAGACTTTTTCTGCGCGGAAGCCTTGCCTCTCAAATTTGGTACATTCTAAGGATTTACTGTTTTTATCCCTACCTGTAATAACGTTGATATCAAACGAAATCAACTAAAGAATAAAATTGTCTCTCTTTTGTAATATATATATTATTGTTAATAAATTTCTATATATAATCTATTACCGACCCTTTTTTGTTATAAACCCTCCTCTAAAGCAATTTTAGATCATTTACACTTTTAGAATAATATGTCGTCGATATGTGAATTAAGATTAGTTAAAATTACATAAAATTTTAATACATATTGAAAAAAATAAAAAAAAATTACATATTTATATTTTTACAACCATCTGATTATTAATAATTACGCCTTTTTTAAAGGAAATTATTATTATGAATTATAACTTTTTTGAGAATAAATTTTATAAGCTTTTTTACCTGCATTCTTTAGATTAATTAGATAAATCCGAGGCAATAGTTGATAATTTTGACCTAGAAATCAAAGTAAGAGTTGATAATAGTAAAATGTATTGGTATTGGATTAATAATTTCTAATAATCGATTGAAATATCTGAATAGGTGTCTGAAAAATGCCTGAACAAAATAGCCTCTTTTTGCATTTTTTGCCACATTTTTTTTCGTATTTTATTAAAATTTTTTAAAAAAAATTAATGAAAGA
This region includes:
- a CDS encoding carbohydrate-binding module family 14 protein, translated to MKNKMIILWGFLFSGLVFAQIGINSKDPLSTLDINAKNSTGVTTATDGILIPRVDRQRAQSMTNIPISTLIYVNNISTGTQSGVAFNIDETGFYYFNGTEWVKLRDPFKTGTIVTGWETSGNTATDPTANFIGTTDNQGLAIRTNNTIRAIIENTGIMRMGNITNASGNQSTVSIANESTSGASVLPGVLSVVDSRLSTSSIENPPTADIFNGRGGPASDLLTLGTNTNSQAPNYTPRSIAFYNVNATNTGNIGQIAWVATPGKVTRLSETAASISDYTRDKTNNYAGLSFSTRGTSGFGSRMVINPNGFVGIGTTTPTNVLDLGASFGGTITDNVGKKLAVYNDAAGTDFYGLGISPGILQFHAASTANEAPAMILNGNGNVGIGTTTPAGNVILELSANNKAFLPPRLTSAQRTALSPKLAGMMVYNVTTNCLEFWDSNAWIPTCAPTQPAQGTITGISCATATVNGTLMANAPASGVTVTIPYTGGNGGSHGGQTVASTNIPGLTATLAAGSFTTASGSLVYTITGTPVVAGTTSFAINIGGQTCTLNIPVGLPAAAVTTLSCATAVNNGTLTAGTAASGVSSNIPYTGGNGGSYPTQTVNSTGVTGLTATLTGSNLLNGSGNLTFTITGTPNSAGTASFLINMGSQSCTFSRTVTAPAGIANINCSGATLNGTLKNNNAASGVTLLVPYTGGNGGSYSAQSIPSTGVPGLTATLSANNFNVGSGTLTFNITGTPLGEGTASFSINMGGTLCTASVTVNILQSGDYNCPAGPDGAYPYPNVPNKYVQCITVGGVKYAYIYTCPAGTQWNNTTKQCTAP